GACGCTCGCACGCTGGGATCATCGCTGGGGCTATGATTCGGTCGCGACGAGCCTGGCGGTTTTCTGGGGTGACGAACTTTGGCGCACGTACGGCAGCGTCGCCCAGTCGGAGCGCCTGAGCGTGCCCGACTATATCGCGACACGGGTGGCCGGTGATGCGAAGCTTGATGCCCTCGCCAGGGCGGTCGACCGGCTGGCGCGCGATTTCGGCAACTGGCGGACACCGTGGCGCGATATCAACCGGTTCCAGCGTCTGGACGCCGCGATCAAACCGCATTTCGACGATACGCAGCCGTCGACGCCGGTGCCCTTCACCTCGGCGCAGTGGGGCAGCCTCGCCTCCTTCGGCGCGAAGACGTGGCCAGGGACGAAGCGCTATTACGGCACCAGCGGGAACAGCTTCGTCGCGGTGGTGGAATTCGGCCCGCGGGTGAAGGCGAGCGCGGTAATGGCCGGCGGCCAGAGCGGCGATCCCGCCTCGCCGCACTTTCGCGACCAGATCGATCGCTACGCGACCGGCCGACTGCGTCCGGTCTATTTCTATCCCGACGAGCTCGCCGGGCATGTCGAGCGGGTCTATCGACCGGCGGCGGCGCGCTGACCGTCAAACGACGCAGCGGGGAGACGATCGCCCGTCACCAGCCCATGCTGCCCGGCACGCCCTTGAACGGCCCGGCAAGATCGGACGTGATCCAGCCGCCGTAGAAGCCACCGGGTTGCGGGACCACCTGTTCGCCATCGACCGTGCATCGATCGAATGGACCGGCGTAGAAGGCGATATGGTCCCGCAGGACGGCGAAGGCCGGTGTCGGGTCCGGATAGCTCCACCCGACATCGCGCAGCAGCTGGTCGCCGATCGACACATGCCAGTAGATCGCCTCACCCTTCCATTCGCAGAAGGATCGACGGTCGGACGGCTGCAGCAGGCCGGCCGCAATCGCGTCCGGCGGCAGATACCAGCTCGGCGGATGGCTGGTCTCCAGCGTGCGGATCGCCGCACGCGTGTCCGCGACCACGACACCGCGATGCTCGATGCGGATATGCCGATTGCTGGGGTCGGCGATCGCGGGGCGGGGATAGCGCCACACGCTTTCCTGGCCCGGCCCGACCGGGTCCGGCGCCGGCCGCATCGGTCTTATCCGCGCTCCAGATAGCGGGCCAGATCGTCGCTGCCGCCGATCCGTTCGCCGTCGATGAAGACCTGCGGCGTGGTGGCGACGCCCTGGTCCTGCTTGAAGGCCTCGACCTCGTCACGCGATCGGAGGATCTTGTCGTCGACGGTGAAGCCCGCATCCTCCAGCATCTGCTTGGCGCGCACGCCGAAGGGGCAGGTGTGATCGGGCAGGACCATTCGGTAGAGCGTCGCCGTCGTGTCGTTCGCCATCTGGCACCTCCGCGGGCGTCAATGCCCAGGCGGCTAAAGCGACTCAGGCGGCGCGACGTTCCAGACAGAGGGATCGCATGCTTTCGGTGGCCGTCCCGCCCCCGCCGATCATCGGGTGAATTCGGCAAACTCCTGCGCATCGTGCGCGCAGAAGATCCGCACCTGCGCATCCGTATCGGCGGCAAGCGCGCGCAGCCGCGCCTGATTGTCCAGCCGCGCGCGGCGGTCGACCTCCATCATCCGTTGATAGCCGCGCATGCCTGGCGGGCAGCGGCGCTGTGCGTGCCGGATCTCGTCGCGGTGGAAATAGGCATCGGCGGCGTGGAGCAGCCAGCCATCGCCGGACCGGACCGCGACTCCGCTATGCCCCCAGGTATGGCCCGACAGCGGCACCAACAGAAGTTCGGGCGGCAGGCCGTCGAGCTGGCGGACGGCGTCGAAGCCGAACCACGGTTCCCCCCCGCCCATCGGGTAGAGCCGCCACGCATCGGCCTCGTCCCATTGCTGCGGGCGATAGCGCCGCGTGCCGACGAAGGCGCCGCCCTCGCCGCGGTCCGCGACTTCCTTCTCCCGCGCAGTGAGATGCACGATCGCGTTCGGAAAATCCTCGATCCCGCCAGCGTGGTCGAAATCGAGATGACTGATGACGATGTGCCGGACGTCCGCCGGATCGAAGCCGCGGGCGCGGACCTGCGCGATCGCCGTTTCCTCCGGCCGCAGCTGAATGTTGTTCAGGTTGCGAAAGACGCGCGCGAGCCGGCGGTCGGGCTGCGCGACGTCGCGCGTGCCGAAACCGGTGTCGACCAGTACCAGCCCGGCGTCGGTTTCGATCAGCAGGCAGTGGCAGACGATATGCCCGCGCAACACCCCGGTGCTGGTGCCGTCGAACAGCCGCCCGCCCCAGGGGCAGCTCGTCCCGCAATTGAGATGATGAATCCTAAGCGACATTATCGCTGGCGCCCTCGCCCCGCCCGCGCCGCGTCGCGATCAGCCCGACCGCCAGCGCCGCGATCCCGGCAGTCACCACCGTCTTCTTGGCAAGACCCCGTTTGTTGAACGCGATCTGGGCGCGAATGCCGGTTTCCGCCGGGATGTTGGGAATGCGCGCCTGCGCCAGATCCTCGACCACGCCCTCGACCACGTTGACGCGGTCCGCGCCGAGCAGCAGCAGCCAGTGAAGCCAATTGGATTCGCTCCAGCGAAATGCAGCCCGGCGCATCATGCCGCTCACCCCGCTCGGCGGGCTGGAGGTTCCGACCACCGCGGGCCGGCGGACATGCTCGATCGACTGGAGGATCTCGACGTCAGGCATCTGACCGGCCGGGCGGTCCCAGTCGCGGGTCAGCCCGACATCGCGCGACTGGTCACGCATCGGATAGGTCGGATCATTGTCGCGGTCGGCATCGACGCCCCATCCCGGGATCGTCGCGGGGTCGACCAGATGCGGGCTGCGCGTCTTGGCGAGCGCCACTGCGGCGCGCGGGGTGGTATCGTCAGCCATGGGGCACCAGCACGGGTTTGATGCAGCCATCGAGCTTGTCGGCGAACATACGGTAGGCGTCGGCGACCGCGTCGAGCGGCAGCCGGTGCGTGATCATTGCCTTGGGATCGATATGCCCCTTGCGGACATGGTCGATCAGCCGCGGCAGCAGGCGTTTGACCGACGCCTGGTTGGCACGGATCGTGATGCCCTTGTTCACGACGTTGCCGATCGGGACCATGTTCCCGGTCGGGCCGTAGACGCCGACCACCGACACCACGCCGCCCTTCTTCACCGAATTGATCGCCCAGTGGAGCGGGATCGCCGAGCCCGCCTGCAACTTCAGCTTCGATCCGGTCAGCCACTGCAGGAAATTGCCCTTGGCATCGCCTCCGACCGCGTCGATGCAGACGTCGGCCCCCAGCCCGTCGGTCGTCTTCTTCATGAACACGACGACGTCGTCGACTTCCTTGAAATTATAGACCTCGGCCGGGGCGTAGCGCCGAACGAAATCGAGGCGGTAGTCGTGCATGTCGAACACGATCACGCGCCCGGCACCGAACAGCCAGGCGCAGCGCGCGGCCATGATGCCGACCGGCCCCGCACCGAACACCACCACCGTATCCCCCGGCTGGATGCCGGCCATCTCGGCGGCCTGATAGCCGGTGGGAACGACGTCGGTCAGCAGCACGGCGTCGTCCGGATCCATCCAGTCGGGAATCACCATCGGCCCGACATCGGCATAGGGCACGCGGACATATTCGGCCTGGCCACCGTCGTAACCGCCCGCCGTATGGGAATAGCCGAAGATGCCGCCGACCGCGGTCGCCTGCGCGTTCGATTCGTGACAGTTGCCGAACAGGCCCTGCTGGCAGAAGTGGCAGCGGCCGCACGCGATGTTGAAGGGCACCAGCACATGGTCGCCGGGCTTCACCGTTTCGACCGCCGACCCGACCTGTTCGACGATCCCGCAGAACTCATGACCGAAGGTCATGCCAACGCGGGTGTCGGGGACCATCCCGTGATAGAGGTGCAGGTCCGATCCGCAAATGCACGATCGCGTCACCCGGACGACGGCGTCCTGGGGATGTTCGATCCGCGGCATCGGCTTTTGCGACAGCCGGACCCGGTACGGGCCCCGATAATCCATTGCCAGCATGCGCGTTCCTTCCGCGACACCGAACCGCGCGCACTGCCGCCAGTTCCCCTCGGGCAGGAGAAATACCGACGTTTTATCAATGACTTAATCTGGGTTATAGCCTTTGGCCAGCCGCCCAACCTGTGTCTATCACCTAGGACAGCGCCGTTCAGGCGGTCAGCGTCTGGCGACAGGCGAACTGACGCAATAGTTCGTCCGCCGGCATCGGTCGCCCGTAGCGGAACCCCTGCATCTCATCGCAATGCAGCTTCTGGAGCACGGCTTCCTGGCACGGCGTTTCGACACCCTCGGCGATGACCTGCAACCCCAGGCTCTGCGCCATGGTGATCACCGCGCCGACGATCGCCGCATCGCTGGCGCGCCGGTCGATTTTGGCGATGAAGCTGCGATCGATCTTCAATCGGGTCAGGGGATATTTCTGAAGGAGGCTGAGCGACGCGAAACCGGTGCCGAAATCGTCGAACGCCACATGGACGCCCAGTTTGCGCAGGCGACGCAACGCGCGAGTGGATTGGCTATGGTTCTGAAGCACCGTATTCTCGGTGATCTCCAGTTCCAGGCACGAGCCCGCTACGGCATGGCGGTCCAGCGCGGCGCTTACGACATCGAACAGGCGGTCCGACCGCAGCTGGCCGGCAAACAGGTTCACGCCTATCCGCAGTGGCCCCATGCCAGCGGCCTGCCACGCCGCGGCGGTGCTGCACGCCTGGTCGATGATCCAGTCGCCGACTTCGTCGGCAACCGGACTTTGTTCCAGGATTTCGACGAAGATCCTGGGCGACAGCAGACCGTGATCGGGATGCCGCCAGCGCAGCAACGCCTCGACGCCCGCGAACGCGCCGGTGGCGGCGTGAACCTGCGGCTGGAACCACAGCTCGAATTCGCCCCGCGACACCGCGCCGCGCAGGTCGGCGTTGAGGCGCAACCGCTGTTCGGACCGGAGCTGCATCGCGCGGGTGAAGAAGGTGCGGACGCCGCCGCCCTGCGCCTTGGCGCTGTGGAGTGCGAGGTCGGCGCAGCACAGCAGTTCTTCGTCGGTGCGCGCGTCGTGCGGGAACATTGCGATCCCGATGCTCGCATCGACGAAGACCGACTGCGCCGCCAGTTCGATGGGCTGACGGAGCGCATTGAACAGGCGCGTCGTCAGCGCGCCGAGTGCGCATGGATCGTTGCAATCGGGAACGACGACCGCAAATTCGTCACCACCGATGCGGGCAAGGAATACGTCCGGTCCGACGACCCGTTGCAACCGGTCGGCGACCCGCGCCAGCAGCATGTCGCCCGCGGAATGGCCCAGCGTGTCGTTGACGTGCTTGAAGCCGTCGAGATCGAGCATCAGCAACGCGACGGGGCCGCTCGCGATCACGGATTTGAGCTTGGCCTGCAGGGCATTGCGGTTCGGCAGCGAGGTCAATGTGTCGCAATGCGCCAGATGCTCCAGCCGCCGCTGCGCCCGGGCGCGGTCGGTGACGTCGCGGACGAGCGCGCCGAACATGGGTGCACCGTTTTCGAACCACATCGATAGCGACAGGTCGACGGGCAATTCATAGCCGTCGGCGTGAAGCGCGAGAATCTCGACGGCTTGACCGGCCAGCCGCGCCTGCCCGGATTTGACGGCGCGCTCGAGCCCCGCCTCGTGCGCAGGCCGGAAGCGTTCGGGAATGATGATCGACAGAGGCTGGCCGATCGCCTTTTCGGCAGAATGGCCGAACAGCGTCTCGGCCGCCGAGTTCCAGGCGATGATAAGATTGTCGGACCCGGCGCAGACCGCGGCGGTCGCCGATCGTGACAGCATCTGTTCGTATCGATCGCCCCTGGACGGTGGCTGCATCGGCCGGCTTCCCTCCCCAGCATTCCCCAGCGAACCCTATCAAGTGCAGGTAAACGTTCGGTAATGGCAGGAAGCGCGGCTGGTGCGTCGAGATGAAGGACGCTCCCATGAAATCCGTTATCGTTACGCTGGGCGTGTAATCCGTAGCAATGTCACAAGTGATCGTTGCGCCTATGGTGGGTACATGAACCGTGGCACCCCATCGCAGGAGCATTGCGCCCTATGACGTCCACCACGGTTCCGCTGGAATCCACCAGTTTGCAACCAAAGCTGGCCGCGCCGCTTCTGGTGGGTGGCGGCGCGACGGGTGACCTGATTCGCGCCAAGGACTGGTCAGCCACGCCGCTGGGCCCGATGGAGAGCTGGCCGCCGCAGCTTGTGTCGATCGTTCAGACGGTGTTGTCGTCCCCGGTGCCGATGACGGTATTGTGGGGAGCAGACGGGATCCTGCTCTATAACGATGGCTATGCCGAGGTGTGCGGACCGCGCCACCCCGATGCGCTGGGCGGGCGGCTGCTCGACATCTGGCCGGAAGCGCGGGATTTCAACGCACGGGTCATCGCGGAAGGTCTTGCCGGCCGTCCGCTGAGCTTTTCGGCTCAGGAGTTCGAACTCTGGCGGAACGGGCACCCCGAACAGGTCTGGATGGACCTGGAATATATGCCGCTGCACGGCGCGGACGGCCAGCCGGCCGGCATGCTGGCGATGGTGTTCGACATCACCCCGCGCGTGCGCGCCGAACGCCAGCTGGCGCGCAGCGAGGAGCTGTACCGGTTCCTCGACGAGCTGAGCCAGGCGGTGACGAGCCTGCACGATGCCGATGACGTGCTGCAGGTCACGACGCGAATGGTGGCGGCGCAGCTTTCGCTTTCGAACTGCGCCTATGCCGACATGGACGAGGACGAGGACGGCTTCACTATCCGCGGTGACTGGCATGCGCCCGGGTCGCCGTCGATCGTCGGCCATTACAGTCTCGCCGATTTCGGCACGCTGGCCGTACAGGAGCTGTCGGCCGGCCGCCCGCTGATCATCAACGACAATCTGGCCGAGATCGCGCCGCACGAGGCCAAGACGTTCCAGGACATCGGCATCGCCGCGACGATCTGCATGCCGCTCGTCAAGAACGGCCGGCTGCGGGCGTTGATGGCGATTCACGACAAGGTGCCGCGCCGCTGGAGCGACGACGAACTGACGCTGATCCGCGAAGTGACCGAACGGTCCTGGGCGGATATCGTACGCGTCGGGGCCGAATCCAACCTGCGCGCCAACGAGGAACAGCTGCGCCTCGCCGTCGAGGCAGCGGAAATCGGCCTGTGGGACGTCGATGAGGTCAACGGAACGATGTTCTGGCCGCCCCGCGTGAAGGCGATGTTCGGTATCTCTGCTGACCGGCCGGTATCGATGGCCGATTACTACGCCGGGCTGCACCCCGACGATTTCGATGCGACCGCGGCGGCCTATGCCGCGGCGGCCGACCCGGCGCGCCGCGCGCTGTACGACGTCGAAT
The nucleotide sequence above comes from Roseomonas aeriglobus. Encoded proteins:
- a CDS encoding DUF427 domain-containing protein, with product MRPAPDPVGPGQESVWRYPRPAIADPSNRHIRIEHRGVVVADTRAAIRTLETSHPPSWYLPPDAIAAGLLQPSDRRSFCEWKGEAIYWHVSIGDQLLRDVGWSYPDPTPAFAVLRDHIAFYAGPFDRCTVDGEQVVPQPGGFYGGWITSDLAGPFKGVPGSMGW
- a CDS encoding glutaredoxin 3, whose translation is MANDTTATLYRMVLPDHTCPFGVRAKQMLEDAGFTVDDKILRSRDEVEAFKQDQGVATTPQVFIDGERIGGSDDLARYLERG
- a CDS encoding MBL fold metallo-hydrolase — translated: MSLRIHHLNCGTSCPWGGRLFDGTSTGVLRGHIVCHCLLIETDAGLVLVDTGFGTRDVAQPDRRLARVFRNLNNIQLRPEETAIAQVRARGFDPADVRHIVISHLDFDHAGGIEDFPNAIVHLTAREKEVADRGEGGAFVGTRRYRPQQWDEADAWRLYPMGGGEPWFGFDAVRQLDGLPPELLLVPLSGHTWGHSGVAVRSGDGWLLHAADAYFHRDEIRHAQRRCPPGMRGYQRMMEVDRRARLDNQARLRALAADTDAQVRIFCAHDAQEFAEFTR
- a CDS encoding glutathione-dependent formaldehyde dehydrogenase, which translates into the protein MLAMDYRGPYRVRLSQKPMPRIEHPQDAVVRVTRSCICGSDLHLYHGMVPDTRVGMTFGHEFCGIVEQVGSAVETVKPGDHVLVPFNIACGRCHFCQQGLFGNCHESNAQATAVGGIFGYSHTAGGYDGGQAEYVRVPYADVGPMVIPDWMDPDDAVLLTDVVPTGYQAAEMAGIQPGDTVVVFGAGPVGIMAARCAWLFGAGRVIVFDMHDYRLDFVRRYAPAEVYNFKEVDDVVVFMKKTTDGLGADVCIDAVGGDAKGNFLQWLTGSKLKLQAGSAIPLHWAINSVKKGGVVSVVGVYGPTGNMVPIGNVVNKGITIRANQASVKRLLPRLIDHVRKGHIDPKAMITHRLPLDAVADAYRMFADKLDGCIKPVLVPHG
- a CDS encoding EAL domain-containing protein, coding for MQPPSRGDRYEQMLSRSATAAVCAGSDNLIIAWNSAAETLFGHSAEKAIGQPLSIIIPERFRPAHEAGLERAVKSGQARLAGQAVEILALHADGYELPVDLSLSMWFENGAPMFGALVRDVTDRARAQRRLEHLAHCDTLTSLPNRNALQAKLKSVIASGPVALLMLDLDGFKHVNDTLGHSAGDMLLARVADRLQRVVGPDVFLARIGGDEFAVVVPDCNDPCALGALTTRLFNALRQPIELAAQSVFVDASIGIAMFPHDARTDEELLCCADLALHSAKAQGGGVRTFFTRAMQLRSEQRLRLNADLRGAVSRGEFELWFQPQVHAATGAFAGVEALLRWRHPDHGLLSPRIFVEILEQSPVADEVGDWIIDQACSTAAAWQAAGMGPLRIGVNLFAGQLRSDRLFDVVSAALDRHAVAGSCLELEITENTVLQNHSQSTRALRRLRKLGVHVAFDDFGTGFASLSLLQKYPLTRLKIDRSFIAKIDRRASDAAIVGAVITMAQSLGLQVIAEGVETPCQEAVLQKLHCDEMQGFRYGRPMPADELLRQFACRQTLTA